In the genome of Leishmania panamensis strain MHOM/PA/94/PSC-1 chromosome 17 sequence, one region contains:
- a CDS encoding acyl-CoA-binding protein, putative (TriTrypDB/GeneDB-style sysID: LpmP.17.0600), with amino-acid sequence MSDSDFDAAVLYVRSLPKDGPVQLDNGSKLKFYSLYKQGTEGDVKGAQPWAVQVEARAKWDAWNSCKGMSLQDAKAAYVKLLVEVTSEKGHPWNPA; translated from the coding sequence ATGTCTGACTCTGActtcgacgctgctgtgctgtaCGTGCGCTCCCTTCCCAAGGACGGTCCGGTGCAGCTGGACAACGGCTCCAAGCTCAAGTTCTACTCCCTATACAAGCAGGGGACGGAGGGTGACGTGAAGGGCGCCCAGCCGTGGGCCGTGCAGGTCGAGGCGCGCGCCAAGTGGGATGCGTGGAACAGTTGCAAGGGCATGAGCTTGCAGGACGCCAAGGCGGCGTACGTGAAGCTTCTGGTCGAAGTTACCTCCGAGAAGGGCCACCCGTGGAACCCTGCGTAG
- a CDS encoding hypothetical protein (TriTrypDB/GeneDB-style sysID: LpmP.17.0610), whose amino-acid sequence MPTTVLYYGDHLGPRPLVILDHSIARLEQSATAVLDACQEASKKYEAMLSSLAWDYGAVYVPLLVSIGEVNVMEQSCRHVCAVLDAMDVQWSHVLAHSYGALVAARMAASTAYPHRIGSLLLLDTPLVTEQLVRNTKQREEIAKARDDVNVPHAELSFAIETLRNGLETTLPYPAAADKSLYEDHLFSSASLFREKGLVRDEHRYVPVRHLAQVHHPLQLIVPIKQSITDVEIHKEFFGLRRVAAIKTAESHEDIFSAKCADEVAGVVQAWMQRFEPDVVIKRRFEKAAKEMEELMGDCASLGEKSNGRIAKGSEKKEKKKLRQ is encoded by the coding sequence ATGCCGACAACGGTGCTCTACTATGGCGATCACCTCGGCCCACGCCCTCTCGTTATTCTCGACCACAGTATCGCTCGATTGGAGCAGTCTGCTACAGCCGTGCTAGATGCGTGTCAGGAGGCCTCAAAGAAGTACGAAGCAATGCTCTCCTCGCTTGCGTGGGACTACGGCGCCGTCTACGtcccgctgctggtgtccaTTGGCGAAGTCAACGTGATGGAGCAGTCGTGCCGCCACGTGTGTGCCGTGCTGGATGCGATGGACGTGCAATGGAGTCATGTACTGGCGCACTCTTACGGCGCCTTGGTGGCGGCTCGCATGGCTGCGTCGACTGCGTATCCACACCGCATTGGGTCCTTGCTGTTGCTAGACACCCCACTGGTGACGGAGCAGCTCGTGCGCAACACAAAGCAGCGGGAGGAGATTGCAAAGGCGAGGGATGACGTCAACGTGCCACATGCCGAGCTCTCTTTCGCCATTGAAACGTTGAGGAATGGCTTGGAGACGACGCTGCCGTACCCGGCAGCCGCGGACAAGTCTCTCTACGAGGatcacctcttctcctctgcctctctcttccgggAAAAAGGCCTGGTGCGAGATGAGCACCGCTATGTGCCCGTGCGACACCTCGCTCAAGTGCACCACCCTCTTCAGCTTATTGTTCCGATAAAGCAATCCATTACGGACGTTGAAATTCACAAGGAGTTCTTTGGTCTACGAAGGGTGGCTGCCATCAAGACAGCGGAGAGCCATGAGGACATATTCTCCGCGAAGTGCGCAGACGAGGTGGCAGGTGTGGTGCAGGCGTGGATGCAGCGGTTTGAGCCGGACGTTGTCATAAAGCGGCGCTTTGAGAAGGCTGcaaaggagatggaggagctcATGGGGGACTGCGCGTCGCTTGGCGAGAAGAGCAATGGACGCATCGCGAAGGGGTCagagaagaaggaaaagaagaagctcAGGCAGTAG
- a CDS encoding hypothetical protein (TriTrypDB/GeneDB-style sysID: LpmP.17.0620): MAAGRRVSHRSSSAPSAAAGDWGASQVASSGIAEAALPSPRNNKHVGGATANAWTGRVDSRSGYYGDLTRSSRSARHSANKAGGGAVASTTTPGTFPGTHGHFDQNTVASGAVTGPSAAGDCYTTLHGYNGDRVFQVDDDEAAATLLGEKNRPVTEFDGRIGYRYPLLWRAGSSPPASFITNQSSSSRHHHQQLSPRLHLYSSPPVSSSAAEIGESRSPELVTCSDGKGNAEEARGHRHYSRHAGVTTSVAVEPLPRTSASSSLVTSSDRFAGFTTVQQQRFESQEFGPPGHELARWKMLELMRHWMSMPNTRASLDAVIRDVLVDAGIAKAKEAWGGGNACVAVSRASASSVQPQEAEGSSQPVATCASPPSIEAPPTKLSPKNKLITKSVALESGSELSTSTTHGEEDKRKLQCTKKGSSPVADEALAPSGDQATPGSLLPPASTVTGLFSSALAERRSTSPPGEAAPTTATAGVRSASARRRRRKRSKGATSAQEGRVSPADGSLLLPSRDVKRDPDTSTASPVPSLTPEKHVISLTPRSGDASPGTAASCEWTDPANDARVSPRRYTESLSLHRSASEVTLPNSSRTIASTHHRSPSSNNLRAAPSRREATYEEIPRFYFPLGRPTTGEKMISGPLSTKHENPHLKVADGVSISSPMYDGGESGCLGAKAGSLVGTNDGSLHLSESRRPQRVAPMSQLHALDDRQVAHYIQREFSRLPPFPRHSQRVRLLGGRLRSGGHGTNSLPFAKQELLYKHQFTQCMQRLCSQCFGVPRYFAFLIMRLIQWEVHDGNVGAPGNHSSSQTRHANGCLGSSSSLLSHTTKGSGGATGLPSVFLITAQHMKDFYEAHLKNKDTVRRIFDLLILSSCLPTSPAAAASLVAMNGGTEANDQSVSTSRASLSASPLRPYLLPQDFVAYISVLLTYHPGLAFLRQTPDFQTKYLDTVIYRIFYELDRFDRGCIRYSELATSRLIDAFRQVDSVEDINMVLLFFSYEHFYVLYCRFWELDEDRDMLLAPEDLMRYAPEDVMNPCIVQRIFAGVGRRRRCNVLHRIGYEDFVWFCLSEEDKSTPQAIRYWFRVLDLDGDGVLSVYELREFYNATRDKILQYVQEGVVTFEDVVCQVFDMMRCSEYRGLFLSDLMREPEAAAVALNLLTNVVKFLQFEQRDPFVSHEERLLGGPEQSTWDRFARLEYDRMALETDGEG; this comes from the coding sequence ATGGCAGCTGGTCGCCGTGTGTCTCATCGGAGCTCGTCTGCaccgtctgctgccgctggtgatTGGGGTGCCTCACAGGTAGCGTCGTCTGGGATTGCAGAGGCGGCGCTACCCAGCCCTCGTAACAACAAACACGTAGGCGGCGCTACAGCGAATGCATGGACAGGCAGAGTGGACAGCCGGAGCGGCTACTACGGCGATCTTACTCGCTCGTCTCGCAGTGCGCGACACAGCGCCAACAAGGCTGGGGGTGGTGCGGTGGCGAGTACCACGACTCCTGGGACTTTCCCCGGTACCCACGGACATTTTGATCAAAACACAGTGGCGTCTGGTGCAGTGACGGGGCCAAGCGCGGCAGGTGACTGCTACACGACGTTGCACGGGTACAACGGTGACCGTGTTTTTCAAGTGGACGACGATGAAGCTGCGGCAACTTTGCTGGGAGAAAAGAACCGCCCCGTCACAGAGTTTGATGGACGGATCGGGTATCGCTATCCTCTGCTTTGGCGGGCAGGTAGCAGCCCTCCCGCTTCATTCATCACGAATCAAAGCAGCTCATcacgccaccatcaccagcagCTGTCGCCGCGTTTGCATCTTTACTCCTCGCCGCCGGTATCATCTTCCGCTGCGGAAATTGGGGAGTCCCGTTCACCAGAGCTGGTCACCTGCAGCGATGGAAAAGGCAATGCTGAGGAGGCAAGGGGGCACCGACACTACTCTCGCCATGCCGGAGTCACGACCTCTGTGGCTGTCGAGCCACTACCCCGAACCTCCGCGTCGTCCTCGTTAGTAACATCGTCGGACCGGTTTGCGGGGTTTAcaacggtgcagcagcagcgttttGAGAGTCAAGAATTTGGCCCACCAGGACACGAACTCGCGCGGTGGAAAATGTTAGAACTGATGCGGCACTGGATGAGCATGCCAAACACTCGAGCCAGCCTCGATGCAGTCATTCGAGACGTGCTCGTGGACGCTGGAATTGCAAAGGCGAAAGAGGCGTGGGGTGGTGGCAATGCCTGCGTTGCCGTGTCACGCGCTAGTGCATCCTCCGTTCAGCCACAGGAAGCTGAGGGCTCTAGTCAGCCTGTCGCAACATGCGCTAGCCCACCTTCGATAGAGGCGCCCCCGACGAAGCTGTCCCCCAAGAACAAGCTGATTACTAAGAGCGTAGCACTCGAGTCGGGCAGTGAGCTCTCCACATCCACCACtcacggcgaggaggacaagagaaAGCTGCAGTGCACCAAGAAAGGATCAAGCCCTGTGGCTGACGAAGCCCTAGCTCCATCGGGAGATCAGGCCACTCCTGGCTCCCTTCTGCCTCCGGCCTCCACTGTGACTGGGCTCTTTTCTTCTGCACTCGCGGAGCGAAGGTCTACGTCGCCACCAGGTGAGGCGGCCCCTACGACAGCTACTGCTGGAGTGCGCTCAGCCAGTGCCCGTCGGCGCCGACGGAAAAGGAGCAAGGGTGCCACTTCTGCACAGGAGGGGCGGGTGTCACCTGCGGACGGATCGCTTTTGCTGCCATCACGAGACGTAAAAAGGGACCCTGACACATCCACTGCGTCACCTGTGCCGTCACTGACGCCAGAGAAGCATGTAATATCCCTGACGCCGAGAAGTGGTGACGCCTCGCCTGGTACGGCGGCGTCGTGTGAGTGGACCGATCCTGCGAACGACGCAAGAGTCTCACCTCGCCGATACACTGAATCTCTATCCTTGCATCGTTCGGCATCAGAGGTAACCCTTCCCAACTCCTCCCGGACCATTGCCTCTACGCACCACAGAAgccccagcagcaacaatttgagagcagcgccatcgcggcGGGAGGCCACATACGAGGAGATACCCCGCTTCTACTTTCCCCTCGGTCGCCCGACTACGGGAGAGAAGATGATCAGTGGACCGCTCTCCACCAAGCACGAGAACCCTCATTTGAAGGTTGCAGACGGTGTCTCCATCTCGTCCCCCATGTACGACGGCGGGGAGAGCGGATGCTTGGGCGCGAAGGCGGGGTCGCTCGTCGGAACCAACGATGGTAGCTTGCACCTCTCTGAATCGCGACGGCCGCAGAGGGTGGCACCTATGTCACAGCTGCACGCGCTCGATGACCGGCAGGTGGCGCATTACATTCAGCGCGAGTTTAGCCGTCTTCCACCCTTTCCTCGACATTCTCAGCGAGTTCGGCTGCTGGGTGGACGtctgcgcagcggtggccaCGGTACCAACAGTTTACCCTTCGCCAAGCAGGAACTACTGTACAAGCATCAGTTTACCCAGTGCATGCAACGCCTGTGCTCCCAGTGCTTTGGTGTACCGCGGTATTTTGCCTTTCTCATAATGCGGCTTATACAGTGGGAGGTGCACGATGGCAACGTTGGTGCGCCAGGGAATCATAGCTCGTCTCAGACACGCCACGCCAACGGCTGCCTGGggtcctcgtcgtcgctaCTGAGTCACACCACgaagggcagcggtggtgcgacTGGACTGCCCTCCGTTTTCCTCATTACGGCACAGCACATGAAGGATTTCTACGAGGCCCACCTCAAGAACAAAGACACTGTGCGGCGCATTTTCGACTTGCTGattctctcttcctgcttGCCCAcctcgccagcggcagcggcctctCTGGTGGCTATGAACGGAGGAACAGAGGCAAACGACCAGTCTGTCTCGACCTCAAGAGCTTCCCTTAGCGCGTCGCCCCTCCGACCCTACTTGCTACCCCAGGACTTCGTCGCCTACATCAGTGTTCTTCTCACCTATCACCCAGGTCTTGCCTTTTTACGGCAGACACCTGACTTCCAGACCAAGTACCTCGACACCGTCATCTACCGCATCTTCTACGAGCTCGACCGCTTTGACCGAGGCTGTATTCGTTATTCGGAGCTGGCTACGTCGCGGCTGATCGACGCCTTTCGCCAGGTCGATTCTGTCGAAGACATCAACAtggtgctcctcttcttctcctacGAGCACTTTTACGTGTTGTACTGCCGCTTCTGGGAGCTAGATGAGGACCGCGACATGCTACTGGCGCCAGAGGACCTCATGCGGTACGCCCCGGAGGATGTTATGAACCCGTGCATCGTACAGCGCATCTTTGCCGGGgttgggcggcggcgccggtgcaATGTGCTGCATCGCATCGGCTATGAAGACTTTGTTTGGTTCTGCCTCTCGGAGGAGGATAAATCCACACCGCAAGCTATCCGCTACTGGTTTCGCGTTCTTGACCTGGACGGAGATGGGGTACTTTCTGTGTATGAGCTACGCGAGTTTTACAACGCCACGCGTGACAAGATTCTCCAGTACGTCCAGGAAGGGGTTGTCACTTTCGAGGACGTTGTGTGCCAGGTGTTCGACATGATGCGGTGCTCTGAATATCGcggcctctttctctcagaCCTCATGCGCGAGCCagaggcagctgcggtggctcTGAACCTGCTGACCAACGTGGTGAAGTTCTTGCAGTTTGAACAGCGCGATCCGTTCGTATCGCACGAAGAGCGCTTGTTAGGTGGCCCAGAGCAGTCGACATGGGACCGTTTTGCCCGTCTAGAATACGACCGCATGGCGTTGGAGACAGATGGAGAGGGTTGa
- a CDS encoding hypothetical protein (TriTrypDB/GeneDB-style sysID: LpmP.17.0630~partially sequenced tandemly duplicated gene), which translates to KKMAAMVVAKMAGQSSAAPAVAAAPAAGEQVIRPEVSSPNPSLKPQTALQRSVMAHGTTALAALVVVVCLRSAWQTFFIARMSVSKLCVAARVGESDHLDGVCQMMIAEWNGVLSAARPALVAVYFLLISIFCGVTFKGIALSEAYGEGRRTSSR; encoded by the coding sequence AAAAAGATGGCTGCGATGGTTGTTGCCAAAATGGCTGGTCAATCAagtgctgctcctgcagttGCCGCGGCGCCTGCGGCTGGTGAGCAAGTAATCAGACCAGAAGTATCGTCACCCAATCCATCTCTAAAACCCCAGACagctctgcagcgcagcgtcatGGCTCATGGAACCACAGCTCTGGCTGCCTTAGTTGTCGTAGTGTGTTTGAGAAGTGCTTGGCAGACTTTTTTTATTGCCAGGATGTCGGTGTCGAAGCTTTGCGTCGCAGCCCGTGTAGGTGAGTCGGATCATCTCGACGGTGTGTGCCAAATGATGATTGCCGAGTGGAACGGGGTGTTGTCAGCGGCACGGCCGGCGCTGGTAGCTGTCTacttcctcctcatctcaATCTTCTGTGGAGTTACGTTCAAAGGCATCGCTCTTTCAGAGGCAtatggagaggggaggcggacCTCCTCTAGGTGA
- a CDS encoding hypothetical protein (TriTrypDB/GeneDB-style sysID: LpmP.17.0640), which produces MGRMYVTPLRICFTSSFIEEPLFILLENVLTLERKASFVCDTIVVVTKTQVEHDFTAFISTGVTQMYSLLKTLWSVREKYTADRARSLCPDDKSDASSATSSLSGRLTTGGNSAAYGSGAEARDSQSQDKHPLSASNWLSTNGRQDAEDCTECDRAAVSLRASSVGAPAVVEKQSTSGLLLERSSLQNRKSRPQESSNDVQSGTNPEFRRFFPSIPQTETIKDSFTCCYQFGASRLGKMWVTQNFILFVSPMMESRIEIKFSDVEKIEKEQKLVLLDGFYVQLKSGSSLSFSNFTSRDAALNVIESTFQASKAQQNGTKKDTGVSGPLVFKTTTSENDEGKIPAVASMDAFSQVETEYGSALSDFSCFEKEVITPVKLCTGKGVLDVFGVCFDDDTALLEDYHTERKDTCQKWESWQPTKDGGTFRGQRQFTCTTLVRAMMGKPYAYVEYQRYALFKVSGTPTLAVQFSSQVPGVMFGDAFRVEALVMFTQVGSGASAEVTMRVFGYVQFLKNVWVKGRILSTTMDTELPEGYKTLAKMICGRVKSHQSEGGTEGSAEADREARKEGETQGASSMSECMPYVPLLFKVWPLEGFTANVTVLALSALCFFVSLFCCLIMSFSPIRGFSERGVLQSLTSPLTAVVTAVVCFVSFQIGITAFVSL; this is translated from the coding sequence ATGGGGAGGATGTATGTGACACCTCTACGAATTTGCTTCACATCGTCGTTTATTGAAGAGCCTCTCTTTATTCTCTTGGAGAACGTGCTTACATTGGAGAGGAAAGCAAGCTTTGTCTGCGACACCATTGTTGTAGTCACGAAGACACAAGTGGAGCATGATTTTACAGCTTTCATTTCGACGGGGGTGACTCAAATGTACAGCTTGTTGAAAACTCTGTGGTCTGTTCGCGAGAAGTACACTGCAGACAGGGCTAGGTCCCTTTGCCCTGACGATAAATCTGACGCTTCGTCCGCGACTAGTTCTCTAAGTGGTCGTCTTACAACTGGAGGTAACTCAGCTGCTtacggcagtggtgctgagGCACGAGACAGTCAGTCCCAAGACAAACACCCCCTGTCAGCCAGCAATTGGCTGAGCACAAACGGTAGGCAAGACGCCGAGGACTGTACCGAGTGCGACCGAGCTGCCGTTTCCCTACGTGCTTCGTCTGTGGGCGCACCGGCTGTGGTAGAAAAGCAGAGTACCAGTGGATTGTTGCTGGAGAGAAGTTCGTTACAAAATCGAAAAAGTAGACCTCAAGAAAGTAGCAATGACGTTCAGTCTGGGACAAACCCGGAATTTCGGCGCTTTTTCCCGTCGATTCCTCAGACAGAAACAATCAAGGACTCGTTCACGTGCTGCTACCAATTTGGGGCCAGCCGGCTGGGAAAAATGTGGGTTACCCAGAACTTCATTCTCTTTGTTTCACCGATGATGGAATCACGAATAGAGATCAAGTTCTCCGATGTGGAGAAAATTGAAAAGGAGCAGAAACTTGTCCTGCTCGACGGCTTTTACGTGCAGCTCAAATCTGGCTCCTCGCTGAGCTTTTCAAACTTTACGAGCCGCGATGCTGCCTTGAATGTGATCGAGTCCACATTTCAGGCCTCAAAGGCTCAGCAGAATGGTACAAAAAAGGACACTGGGGTCTCAGGCCCACTCGTCTTCAAGACAACGACGAGCGAAAATGACGAAGGCAAGATACCCGCCGTGGCGTCGATGGATGCGTTCTCGCAGGTGGAGACAGAGTATGGCAGCGCACTTAGCGACTTCTCGTGCTTCGAGAAAGAAGTGATAACACCTGTGAAGCTGTGCACGGGGAAGGGAGTGCTCGACGTGTTCGGCGTGTGCTTCGATGATGACaccgcgctgctggaggattATCACACAGAGCGGAAGGACACGTGCCAGAAGTGGGAGTCGTGGCAGCCGACGAAGGACGGCGGCACGTTCCGCGGCCAGCGCCAGTTTACATGCACGACGCTGGTGAGGGCGATGATGGGGAAGCCGTACGCGTACGTCGAGTACCAGCGCTACGCCCTATTCAAGGTGAGCGGTACGCCGACACTCGCGGTGCAGTTCTCAAGCCAGGTGCCCGGTGTGATGTTTGGCGACGCGTTCCGGGTGGAGGCACTTGTGATGTTCACACAggtcggcagcggtgcgtcgGCCGAGGTGACGATGCGTGTATTCGGGTACGTGCAGTTCCTGAAGAATGTGTGGGTGAAGGGACGCATCTTGTCGACCACGATGGACACGGAGCTGCCCGAGGGGTACAAGACTCTTGCGAAAATGATTTGCGGGCGGGTTAAAAGTCATCAGAGCGAAGGCGGGACGGAAGGCAGTGCAGAGGCTGACAGGGAGGCAAGGAAAGAGGGTGAGACCCAGGGAGCTTCGTCGATGTCTGAGTGTATGCCCTATGTTCCTCTGCTCTTCAAAGTGTGGCCATTGGAAGGGTTCACCGCCAATGTTACCGTTCTCGCGCTTTCTGCGTTGtgcttttttgtttcgctttTTTGTTGCCTTATCATGAGTTTCTCCCCCATAAGGGGTTTCAGCGAGCGAGGCGTGCTGCAATCTCTCACGTCACCGCTGACTGCTGTGGTCACTGCGGTGGTGTGCTTTGTGAGCTTTCAGATTGGCATAACTGCGTTTGTGTCCCTTTGA
- a CDS encoding hypothetical protein (TriTrypDB/GeneDB-style sysID: LpmP.17.0650), which translates to MHTYKCTISIANIIANCRKEVYTKKEKMSDYAAAAEKVEAILTSANAETAATEDNASMEIQEDNANTGTLPVKTPLIESAGKKWPQRDSLLSEVGTATASEMKEEHSFLVTPKLANIPAEDSAETPSAAPVSVPGELSAMEESMSGAVLTGESPQTDTTSPSTPRKPQKAAFNVDAKPFSPVSLSDPTLQATLVGETNGVSIKIGQWSPQPFVPISHISPAVPVNVAHVPYAAPAHAPAPAVKKEITTGKDSLSAFAKPWSPHPEVTVTPIVIPESEVIIHPGSWSATIVDGKEVIAPSPMMLRKSSTNLFAHSFFIHPKGLKAVELELFNYACARCTVRTLYGRLSSRQPDVTMRNVSVDVPPLCVAHLIEQITKVKVTALHLNESEGAHYDIWLDKPNMSTQLVELISGNLWATPMHHGYAVMGKNEEGKRYLRSYVERLRDSKPAGSNVYDTALVEVKEH; encoded by the coding sequence ATGCACACATATAAGTGCACAATTTCGATCGCTAACATAATTGCGAACTGCCGGAAGGAAGTGTACacgaaaaaagaaaagatgtCGGActatgcagcagctgccgaaAAAGTTGAGGCAATTCTGACAAGTGCCAATGCTGAAACTGCTGCTACTGAAGACAACGCCTCGATGGAAATACAGGAAGACAATGCCAACACAGGAACTCTCCCTGTGAAGACTCCTCTCATAGAAAGTGCTGGTAAGAAGTGGCCTCAAAGAGATAGCCTACTTTCTGAGGTGGGTACCGCCACCGCAAGTGAGATGAAAGAGGAGCACTCATTCCTAGTGACTCCGAAGCTTGCCAATATTCCTGCTGAGGACTCTGCAGAAACACCCAGTGCGGCTCCCGTAAGCGTTCCCGGTGAGTTGTCTGCTATGGAAGAGAGTATGAGCGGCGCTGTGTTGACTGGTGAAAGCCCCCAAACGGACACTACCTCACCCAGCACACCCCGAAAGCCACAAAAGGCAGCCTTCAACGTTGACGCAAAGCCGTTTTCCCCTGTATCCCTTAGTGATCCGACACTACAGGCAACTTTGGTTGGCGAGACCAACGGGGTCTCGATTAAAATTGGCCAATGGAGTCCACAACCATTTGTTCCTATTTCACACATATCGCCAGCAGTCCCTGTTAATGTTGCTCACGTACCGTATGCTGCTCCTGCCcatgcaccagcgccagcggtaAAAAAAGAGATAACGACAGGGAAGGATTCCCTGTCAGCTTTTGCGAAACCATGGAGCCCTCATCCCGAGGTTACGGTAACTCCTATCGTGATTCCTGAGAGCGAAGTTATCATCCATCCAGGCTCCTGGTCAGCTACGATTGTAGATGGAAAGGAAGTGATAGCTCCTTCTCCTATGATGCTGAGGAAATCGAGCACCAATTTATTTGCACACTCATTCTTCATCCACCCTAAAGGTCTCAAGGCTGTCGAGCTCGAGCTGTTCAACTACGCCTGTGCAAGGTGCACTGTGAGGACGTTGTACGGTCGACTTTCGTCACGCCAACCGGATGTGACAATGCGAAACGTCAGCGTAGACGTTCCACCTCTCTGCGTAGCGCACCTCATCGAACAGATCACCAAGGTGAAGGTAACAGCTTTGCACTTAAACGAGTCAGAGGGAGCACATTACGACATTTGGCTTGATAAGCCAAATATGTCAACGCAGCTTGTGGAACTCATATCTGGAAATCTATGGGCAACACCGATGCATCATGGGTATGCTGTGATGGGGAAAAATGAAGAAGGTAAGCGCTATCTTCGAAGCTATGTTGAAAGGCTGAGGGACTCGAAGCCGGCGGGATCAAATGTGTACGATACTGCGTTAGTGGAAGTGAAGGAACATTAA